In Terriglobia bacterium, a single window of DNA contains:
- a CDS encoding SDR family oxidoreductase: MRLANKVAIVTGGGSGIGRAIAGAFVREGAKVVIAGRNQAKLDHAAKEIGAGCLAVAADVSNLQDLQRLVQTTLDRFQHIDILVNNAGVLFAGTAESVTEDQWEQTFNVNVRGVWRLSRAVLPHMRAAGGGAIINIGSVLSLLGARNRVAYAASKGALLQMTRAMAVDHAAEKIRVNCICPATVETEMVAAAMDAAARKARLAMHPDGRFGQPEEVAGLAVFLASDESTWITGAAYTVDGGYSAW; encoded by the coding sequence ATGCGACTAGCCAACAAGGTGGCCATCGTTACCGGCGGCGGAAGCGGAATTGGCCGGGCCATTGCCGGGGCTTTTGTACGCGAAGGCGCGAAAGTGGTGATCGCCGGGCGCAACCAAGCCAAACTGGATCACGCCGCGAAAGAAATTGGGGCGGGATGTCTGGCAGTCGCAGCCGATGTGAGCAACCTGCAAGATCTGCAACGGCTGGTGCAAACCACGCTTGACCGTTTCCAGCACATTGACATTCTGGTGAATAACGCCGGAGTGCTGTTTGCCGGGACCGCGGAGTCGGTCACGGAAGACCAGTGGGAGCAGACGTTCAACGTGAACGTCCGCGGCGTGTGGCGGCTCTCGCGCGCGGTACTGCCGCATATGCGCGCAGCCGGCGGCGGAGCCATCATCAACATCGGCTCAGTGCTGAGCCTGCTGGGAGCGCGCAACCGCGTGGCGTACGCAGCGTCAAAAGGCGCGCTGCTGCAGATGACGCGCGCCATGGCCGTGGACCACGCCGCGGAAAAGATCCGCGTGAACTGCATTTGCCCGGCAACGGTGGAGACTGAAATGGTCGCTGCCGCCATGGACGCGGCTGCGCGCAAAGCGCGGCTGGCCATGCATCCCGATGGCCGCTTTGGACAGCCGGAAGAGGTGGCGGGACTCGCGGTGTTTCTGGCCAGCGATGAATCCACCTGGATCACCGGCGCTGCTTACACGGTGGATGGCGGATATTCGGCGTGGTAA
- a CDS encoding threonine/serine dehydratase, which yields MTETFLQPASADNKTFAADRETISQAYARIRTHIRRTPVIEVAAEDFGLNIASLTFKLEFLQHTGSFKARGAMNNLLSRKVPKAGVVAASGGNHGAAVAFAAMKCGVPARIFVPSVASSAKQDRIRSYGADLVVGGERYADALAASEEWAAQSGAMTVHAYDQAETLQGAGTVALEMEEQCPATNTLFVAVGGGGLLGGIAAWYQGRIKLVGVEPELAPTLTYALEAGRPVDAPAGGIAADSLAPKRVGELMFPLAQKYVKEVLLVSDAAIQQAQQKLWDVLRVVTEPGGAASFAALLSGVYKPAADEKICVLLCGANTTAVKF from the coding sequence ATGACAGAAACGTTCCTACAGCCTGCAAGTGCGGACAACAAAACGTTCGCGGCCGACCGCGAAACCATTTCGCAGGCCTACGCGCGCATACGGACCCACATTCGCCGCACGCCGGTCATTGAAGTTGCGGCGGAAGACTTTGGACTCAACATCGCCAGCCTGACCTTCAAGCTGGAGTTTCTGCAGCACACGGGATCATTCAAAGCGCGCGGCGCGATGAACAACCTCTTGTCGCGCAAAGTGCCGAAGGCCGGAGTTGTTGCTGCGTCCGGCGGAAACCATGGCGCGGCCGTGGCGTTTGCGGCGATGAAGTGCGGCGTCCCGGCCAGGATCTTTGTTCCCAGCGTTGCCTCATCGGCCAAGCAGGACCGAATTCGCAGCTACGGAGCCGACCTGGTTGTCGGCGGAGAACGCTACGCGGACGCGCTGGCCGCCAGCGAAGAGTGGGCCGCGCAATCGGGCGCCATGACCGTGCATGCCTACGATCAGGCAGAGACCCTGCAAGGCGCGGGGACGGTTGCGCTGGAGATGGAAGAGCAATGCCCGGCCACGAACACTCTGTTTGTCGCTGTGGGCGGTGGCGGGCTGCTGGGCGGCATCGCCGCGTGGTATCAGGGCCGGATCAAACTGGTTGGCGTGGAGCCGGAACTGGCGCCGACGCTGACTTACGCGCTGGAAGCCGGACGTCCGGTGGACGCGCCGGCCGGCGGCATTGCCGCGGATTCGCTAGCGCCCAAACGAGTTGGCGAACTCATGTTTCCCCTGGCACAAAAATACGTGAAGGAAGTTTTGCTGGTTTCCGATGCGGCCATCCAGCAAGCCCAGCAGAAACTCTGGGACGTGTTGCGCGTGGTAACCGAGCCGGGAGGCGCGGCGTCGTTCGCCGCGCTGCTGTCAGGGGTTTACAAGCCTGCGGCAGACGAAAAGATTTGCGTGCTGCTGTGCGGCGCAAATACCACGGCGGTGAAGTTCTAG
- a CDS encoding M20/M25/M40 family metallo-hydrolase, which produces MTTSRRFAAFVLALFFLFSLSSAFAQTEKADLDMINKIRYEGFRNSKIMELASGLMEQIGPRLTGSPNMRKANDWTRAKLEELGMSNAHLEAWTPFGVGWANEFTSVHMVSPDHAPLLAYAKAWTPGTNGAVRAQVVRVVIRSPQDLAKYKGKLAGKIVLIGDDAEVKLSTEPLSQRFNEKTLTEEEQYQIPGDRNDARFREFQLRARIQRQINKFFDEEKPVALIDHSRGAINGGTVFVQQGGSYKQGQTAGTPQLTMATEHWDRIARILAAKKDVELEINVKNNFYDDAMTQNNTIAEIPGADKKDELVMLGAHLDSWHAGTGATDNGAGTIVMMEAMRILKAVGVKPRRTIRIGLWSGEEQGLLGSQWYVAQHFGSRPESKDPDRKGDPTVIRRDAGPVTVKPEQAKVSAYFNVDNGSGKIRGVFMQENAAVQPIFEAWMKPFHDLGMDTLTMRTTGGTDHLSFDAVGIPGFQFIQDPLEYETRTHHSNMDVYDRLQPDDLKQAAVIVASFVYMAAQRDQMFPRKPIEKELPPPPPPEEEAAPARP; this is translated from the coding sequence ATGACAACGTCCCGGCGGTTTGCCGCCTTCGTTCTTGCGCTCTTCTTCCTATTCTCATTGAGCAGCGCCTTTGCCCAAACCGAAAAAGCCGACCTGGACATGATCAACAAGATCCGCTACGAAGGCTTCCGCAACTCCAAGATCATGGAACTGGCCTCCGGCTTGATGGAGCAGATTGGCCCGCGCCTGACCGGGTCGCCCAACATGCGCAAGGCCAATGACTGGACGCGTGCCAAGCTGGAAGAGCTGGGCATGTCCAACGCCCACCTGGAAGCCTGGACGCCGTTTGGCGTGGGCTGGGCCAATGAGTTTACCAGCGTGCACATGGTGTCGCCCGACCACGCGCCGCTGCTGGCTTACGCCAAGGCCTGGACGCCGGGCACCAACGGCGCCGTCCGCGCACAGGTGGTCCGCGTGGTGATTCGCTCGCCGCAGGACCTGGCAAAATACAAAGGCAAGCTCGCCGGCAAGATCGTCCTCATCGGCGACGACGCGGAAGTCAAGCTCTCCACCGAGCCGCTGTCGCAGCGCTTCAACGAAAAAACGCTGACTGAGGAAGAGCAATACCAGATTCCCGGCGACCGCAATGACGCGCGCTTCCGCGAGTTCCAATTGCGCGCCCGCATACAGCGCCAGATCAACAAATTCTTTGACGAAGAAAAGCCCGTGGCCCTGATTGACCACAGCCGCGGCGCCATCAACGGCGGCACGGTGTTTGTGCAGCAGGGCGGGTCGTACAAGCAGGGCCAGACCGCCGGCACGCCGCAGCTGACCATGGCCACCGAGCACTGGGACCGCATCGCCCGCATCCTGGCGGCGAAGAAAGACGTGGAGCTGGAGATCAACGTCAAAAACAATTTCTACGATGACGCCATGACCCAGAACAACACCATCGCCGAAATTCCCGGCGCCGACAAGAAAGACGAACTGGTCATGCTGGGCGCGCATCTGGATTCCTGGCACGCCGGCACCGGCGCCACCGACAACGGCGCGGGCACCATCGTGATGATGGAGGCCATGCGCATCCTCAAGGCCGTGGGCGTGAAGCCGCGGCGCACCATCCGCATCGGCCTGTGGAGCGGCGAAGAACAAGGCCTGCTTGGATCGCAATGGTATGTGGCGCAGCATTTCGGTTCGCGTCCGGAATCCAAAGACCCTGATCGCAAGGGCGACCCCACGGTGATCCGTCGCGACGCCGGTCCGGTGACGGTGAAGCCGGAGCAGGCCAAGGTGTCCGCCTACTTCAACGTGGACAACGGCAGCGGCAAGATTCGCGGCGTCTTCATGCAGGAGAACGCGGCCGTCCAGCCGATCTTTGAAGCCTGGATGAAGCCCTTCCACGATCTGGGAATGGACACGCTGACCATGCGCACCACCGGCGGTACCGACCATCTTTCTTTCGACGCCGTCGGCATCCCGGGATTCCAGTTCATTCAAGACCCTCTGGAATATGAAACGCGCACCCACCACTCCAACATGGACGTTTACGACCGCCTCCAGCCGGACGACCTGAAGCAGGCTGCGGTGATTGTGGCGTCGTTCGTGTATATGGCCGCGCAGCGCGACCAGATGTTCCCGCGCAAGCCCATCGAGAAAGAGTTGCCGCCGCCTCCGCCACCGGAGGAAGAAGCAGCTCCAGCGCGACCGTAA
- a CDS encoding TIGR04255 family protein produces the protein MAKRRSHLTNAPIVEAVIDYRVLKREGTVADSFAGLTPSLGSQYSKALLLQSVEARFGMEQGKSIEPTTTTSAMGWQYRAGSLVAQFRTDGFTFSKLERYTTWGEVFAEATRLWQLYVAKAQPPEVIRVAVRYINRLRIPVPAELGEYLTAPPALASPSPQHLRQFLCRIAVDDPERNTSAVVVQASEPLMGQDAIGLLIDIDAFKENLSVAPTDPLLPEMFEKLRDLKNEIFFATLTEKAVEMYE, from the coding sequence ATGGCCAAGAGACGCTCACATCTTACGAACGCTCCCATTGTTGAAGCAGTGATTGACTACCGGGTTCTGAAGCGGGAGGGTACTGTTGCGGACTCGTTTGCCGGTCTAACGCCGTCTCTTGGGTCGCAGTACTCAAAGGCGCTGCTGCTGCAATCTGTCGAAGCTCGGTTCGGAATGGAACAAGGCAAATCGATTGAGCCGACGACAACCACGTCGGCAATGGGCTGGCAGTACCGCGCCGGCTCTTTGGTGGCGCAGTTTAGAACTGACGGATTTACATTCAGCAAGTTGGAGCGCTATACGACTTGGGGAGAGGTTTTTGCTGAGGCGACCCGCCTGTGGCAGCTTTACGTGGCGAAGGCTCAGCCTCCAGAAGTAATTCGTGTGGCGGTGAGGTATATTAATCGTTTGCGGATACCGGTACCGGCTGAGCTTGGCGAATACTTGACAGCACCCCCGGCGCTAGCATCCCCCAGTCCGCAGCATCTTCGGCAATTTCTATGTCGAATAGCAGTAGACGATCCCGAAAGGAATACCTCCGCTGTTGTTGTGCAGGCGTCGGAGCCGCTGATGGGACAGGACGCCATTGGCTTGCTTATCGATATCGATGCTTTTAAGGAGAATCTGTCGGTTGCACCAACTGATCCGTTGCTGCCGGAGATGTTTGAGAAGCTGCGCGACCTGAAGAACGAAATTTTCTTCGCAACCCTTACGGAAAAAGCCGTGGAGATGTACGAATGA
- the ruvA gene encoding Holliday junction branch migration protein RuvA codes for MIAHLRGRLISKHPNQAIVEAGGVGYDVHITVPTFSDLPALGAEVALFIHTHVREDALTLFGFLRTEEKQLFEKLISVSGIGPKLAVTILSGMPAEAMVAAIRGNNVAALTRIPGIGKKTAERMVLELRDKLEAFGVPAVATTVTPVEEDVVSALVNLGYQRALAERALAKLGSTSGESFDALFRKAMAALAK; via the coding sequence ATGATTGCTCATTTGCGTGGACGGTTAATCTCCAAGCATCCCAACCAGGCCATCGTCGAAGCCGGGGGCGTGGGCTATGACGTCCACATCACCGTCCCAACTTTTTCTGACCTTCCCGCACTGGGCGCCGAGGTCGCGCTGTTCATACACACCCACGTCCGCGAAGACGCGCTGACCCTATTCGGCTTTCTGCGGACGGAAGAAAAGCAGCTCTTCGAAAAGCTGATCAGCGTAAGCGGCATTGGCCCCAAATTGGCGGTGACCATCCTGAGCGGCATGCCGGCGGAAGCCATGGTGGCGGCGATCCGCGGGAACAACGTGGCGGCGCTCACGCGCATTCCGGGCATCGGCAAAAAGACCGCCGAGCGCATGGTGCTGGAGCTGCGCGACAAGCTGGAAGCTTTTGGCGTGCCGGCAGTCGCCACCACGGTCACTCCGGTGGAGGAAGACGTGGTCTCCGCTCTGGTCAACCTTGGCTACCAGCGCGCACTGGCTGAGCGAGCGCTGGCCAAGCTGGGGAGCACGTCGGGCGAATCTTTTGACGCGCTGTTCCGCAAAGCCATGGCCGCCCTGGCAAAGTAA
- a CDS encoding ATP-binding protein, which produces MPFTGGKDLREEMRVAFQKLESLRLHTKEIQEDQVASLEYFAHDVGYQHYKGKNKISVSSTATCVLSLVATGSWKAGKAATQALLEGLISKKTSAGLPDDNPFTVAWILEALTALQGSHDPLRPETAARVEEMEKILQTAVENGKGGVAIHNYPPSAYLTQLVVRALKSRSKLTEDLEKAVSSWGRAELPYQIGLVQANSKTADAFAVAYLVMLVTAVTSRSETTPEETAIQRTALKVFFDCQRQDGTWPLSRPLFHYEKFGNAYCYEYEMLTQLLSEPRLENLLLDYLPNLNAAVEAAYQSAYSVKEGVQAWTSGHHPQLKFPESWATASVYHFVHMLDRLVAEAVRRKLFHYLDLPFPEAATPKNDASFAEGFLDSVVNVRGKQRSLTGFLWEEFVKPLADESNKVSNGGKFKRGTPISAIFFGPPGTSKTELSKKIADFLGWPLVAIDPSHLLRSGMDGIQAEANTIFRMLAETERVVVLFDEFDEFVRERGSSDAEQFSRLLTTAMLPKLASIHKRATLVFIIATNNIRQFDLAIQRPGRFDRVVQIMPPIYEAKTKKKDWGIEENVDIEKKFGELGVKLNNKIKQRLGDLTYLECDAFATELAKAQTSQEAIGTLDDHWERCILRTIINQDENTTWADRCEKEKQFNR; this is translated from the coding sequence ATGCCCTTTACTGGCGGCAAAGATCTAAGGGAGGAGATGAGAGTCGCCTTCCAAAAACTTGAATCGCTCCGACTCCATACGAAAGAAATTCAAGAGGATCAAGTCGCGTCCCTCGAGTACTTCGCGCATGATGTGGGGTACCAACATTACAAAGGCAAAAACAAAATTTCAGTTTCGAGTACAGCTACATGTGTGCTCTCATTGGTCGCGACGGGCTCATGGAAAGCTGGCAAAGCAGCAACGCAAGCGTTGCTTGAGGGTCTCATTTCGAAAAAGACCAGTGCGGGTCTTCCAGACGATAATCCGTTCACAGTTGCCTGGATTTTAGAAGCACTTACCGCGTTGCAAGGTTCTCATGATCCTCTGAGGCCAGAGACAGCTGCTCGCGTTGAAGAGATGGAAAAAATCCTTCAGACTGCCGTCGAGAACGGTAAGGGCGGCGTAGCCATCCATAACTATCCTCCGAGTGCATATCTTACCCAACTCGTCGTACGTGCCTTAAAGAGCCGTTCGAAGCTAACAGAGGATCTCGAAAAGGCGGTGAGCTCTTGGGGACGCGCAGAACTACCGTATCAGATCGGCCTAGTTCAGGCCAACAGCAAGACGGCAGACGCGTTTGCGGTCGCATACTTAGTGATGCTTGTTACAGCCGTCACTTCTCGTTCTGAAACCACACCGGAAGAAACAGCTATCCAGCGCACTGCGCTCAAGGTCTTCTTTGATTGCCAACGACAAGACGGAACATGGCCTTTAAGCCGCCCTCTCTTTCACTACGAGAAGTTCGGCAATGCCTACTGCTATGAATATGAAATGCTTACTCAACTCCTATCGGAGCCAAGGCTAGAAAATCTTTTGCTAGATTATTTGCCAAACCTCAACGCCGCCGTGGAGGCGGCATACCAAAGCGCGTATAGCGTCAAAGAAGGTGTCCAAGCGTGGACTTCGGGGCACCACCCCCAATTGAAATTCCCAGAGTCGTGGGCCACCGCTTCAGTCTATCATTTCGTCCACATGCTTGATCGCTTAGTAGCTGAGGCAGTTCGTCGCAAACTGTTTCATTACTTAGATCTGCCTTTTCCTGAAGCAGCGACGCCCAAGAATGACGCTAGTTTTGCAGAAGGTTTCCTCGATAGTGTTGTGAATGTCCGCGGCAAACAGCGCTCGCTGACAGGTTTCCTGTGGGAAGAATTTGTCAAACCGCTGGCCGATGAATCTAACAAGGTCTCAAACGGTGGCAAATTCAAGAGGGGAACACCGATCTCCGCCATCTTCTTTGGTCCACCTGGTACTTCGAAAACGGAACTGTCCAAAAAGATTGCCGACTTCCTCGGTTGGCCTCTTGTTGCTATCGACCCGTCTCACCTCCTCCGGAGCGGAATGGATGGGATCCAAGCCGAAGCCAATACGATTTTCCGGATGCTTGCCGAAACCGAGCGCGTTGTGGTTCTATTCGACGAGTTCGATGAATTTGTGCGGGAAAGGGGATCATCGGATGCTGAGCAATTCTCTCGGTTGCTCACAACTGCGATGCTTCCAAAACTTGCGAGCATTCATAAACGAGCAACTCTTGTATTCATCATTGCCACGAACAATATTCGCCAATTTGACCTCGCAATACAGCGGCCAGGCCGATTTGATCGAGTGGTGCAAATTATGCCTCCGATCTATGAGGCAAAGACGAAAAAGAAGGATTGGGGAATCGAAGAAAATGTTGACATTGAGAAGAAATTTGGGGAGTTAGGCGTAAAACTGAACAACAAAATTAAACAGCGGTTAGGAGATCTAACTTACCTCGAATGTGATGCCTTCGCTACTGAATTAGCTAAGGCACAAACTTCACAAGAAGCGATCGGAACCTTGGATGATCACTGGGAACGCTGCATTCTCCGCACGATAATAAACCAGGATGAGAACACAACGTGGGCAGATCGTTGCGAGAAAGAAAAGCAATTCAATCGCTAG